A window of the Archocentrus centrarchus isolate MPI-CPG fArcCen1 chromosome 17, fArcCen1, whole genome shotgun sequence genome harbors these coding sequences:
- the mpz gene encoding myelin protein P0: MLTFLALTSVALLGIVPEQSQAIVIYTGWERHALLGSDVRLSCSFFSWRWTSEDVSFSWTYRPDGSRDTISIFHYTRGVPYLDNKGPFKDRLEFVGNPGRRDGSILIKNLDLSDNGTFTCDAKNPPDIVGRPSSVRLLVFENVPIQAGVITGAIIGVVLGLLVLIVVIYYLMRFLVARRVFSLSVSKHGKKKKEGSQQRQIKV; this comes from the exons ATGCTGACGTTTTTGGCGCTGACGTCGGTTGCCCTCCTGGgaatag TACCTGAGCAGTCCCAGGCCATAGTGATTTACACCGGCTGGGAGCGGCACGCTTTGTTGGGCTCTGACGTCCGGCTCTCCTGTTCCTTCTTCTCCTGGCGCTGGACCTCGGAGGACGTCAGCTTCTCCTGGACATACAGGCCTGACGGCTCACGGGACACCATCTCT ATCTTCCACTACACTCGTGGTGTGCCCTATCTTGACAACAAGGGCCCATTTAAAGACAGACTGGAGTTTGTGGGGAACCCGGGTCGCCGTGACGGATCCATCCTGATCAAAAACCTGGATCTCAGTGACAATGGCACCTTCACTTGTGACGCCAAGAACCCCCCTGACATAGTGGGCCGGCCCTCCAGTGTCCGACTGCTGGTGTTTGAGAATG TGCCCATCCAGGCTGGCGTAATCACAGGAGCCATCATCGGGGTGGTCCTGGGCCTGCTGGTGCTCATTGTGGTCATCTACTACCTGATGAGGTTCCTGGTGGCACGCCGAGTCTTCAGCCTCAGTGTCAG CAAACAtggcaagaaaaagaaagagggtTCACAGCAGAGACAG ATAAAGGTCTGA